A window of Oryza glaberrima chromosome 2, OglaRS2, whole genome shotgun sequence genomic DNA:
ACAACAGAAAGGGGGTTTGACTCCCCTTGGCTACCTCATCCTCATCTTTACCTGGCACCCGTGACTAGAAAGAAACGCTCTGGTCTTCGACGAATCTTTCTACGGTGGAGATGGTTGTTGATCACATCGTGCAAGAAGAGAAGCTTTGGGTTGCGGCGTTGCCTAATCCACTgggagactttttttttttttcactagtCAATAgccttttttcctttcctcgTTGTTCTACAAGTTCGGTTTCTTCCTTAGTTAGTATAGTGTGCCCTTTCTCTCCTCCATAACTTTCCATGATATGCATTataaaatttctcttttttctaatatatcGATGTGTTTTTGCGTGTTAACAAAAGTATCGACATAGAGACCTTTTTTTTCAATCGGTACTGCAGTAGCTCTTTGGTTAAGTATTGGAGCAACACTACCCATCGAAAAACAATTTTAGGACCGTTTTTCTTCCATCCAAAGCGCTGCCGTCGCAGCCACCGGTCGGGTCGAGCCGCGAGTCATCTCTGCATAACCCCGTGACTGACTGGTTGGGGTTGGACCGGTTTTCATCTGTTCTTGTCCTGAGAGGAGGCGAGCAGAAGGCTCGTGCGACCGCCACGAgaagggcgacgacggcggcgggatcAAGGTCACTCTCgactcgacgacgacggcttgctcgacggcggcggctggcggctcATCCCCAAACCCTAGGTCCGTCCCAACACTCCAAGAagccggcgcgcggcggcagcgggatcAGGGTCGCTctcaacggcgacggcggctggcgGCTTGCTCGATGATGGCGGCTGGTGGCTCATCCTCAAACCCTATGTCGAGCGAAGCCTCGTCCTCggcggtcgccgcggcggcgggggtggctgTGAGGGATGTTGGGGATGACAAGCCCTTGCCGTCGGCGGAGGTTGACATCACCTACTGGGCGGCGCAGGAAGAGGCGGCTGCGCTGCTTGAGTCGATGGCCGCGAGGGCTCGTGGGGAGGACGACCTACCGGAGGAGCAGCTGCAAGCCAATAACCAACTACAGGAAGACGAGGTAATgcttagtactagtactagttacTAGTTCGCCCATTGCACTAGAATGTGTGTATAAGTTCCCAAACAGTATCAGTATGCAGAACCATCAATCATGCTTATGGTGAACAAATTTCGAAGTTACTGTTTATTTGTGCGAAGATTTATTCCGGATGTACTGTGCGCAGTAGTACTCAAGTCTCCTAAGACAGATATTGCAGTGAAATTACACCTATATAACATTCTGGTTTCTCTCGGAGGTCCTAAAATCTGCCCAGCAGTTCTGATGAGCGCATCACTTTCAATTAGGATACCAAAATATGGAGATATATTTATCAGGAAAGATTAGGATCACTCAACTTATACGTAGCTATTGCCTGGCGTAATGGATTAGCACATTGGAATACTGCCAGTTTAAATAGCCTAAGTAGTGTTATGTTTAGGTAATAGCACTGCAAGCTATTTTTGGTGATGATATGGTGATCTTGGAGAATAAGGACAATCTTCGATTTATTCAGGTAACAAACTTCTATCTTTTGAGAAGATTGTTCATGAATTATTCCACAGATTTTTGTGCATTATACACTTCCTGATAGTATCCGTGTGTTCTTGAATCTTCGTCGAAGTGGAGCTATGGTTGGAACTGATGATAGTGAAAACCACAATGGCGGAGAACTCTATCATGCTTGCAGGTTGCAGCATTTGCCACCTGTTGTGCTAACATGTTTGTTGCCACGGTCATATCCAAGTATATGTGCTCCATATTTTACCATTTCAGCTAAATGGTTGGATGAACCAAAGGTCTCATACCTGTGTGCTGCGCTTGATGAGGTTTGGACAGAGCTTCCAGGGCAAGAAGTCATATACAGATGGGTGGATTGGCTGAATAGCTCTTCGTGGTCTTCCATTGCTTTGAATGATGAAATAGTGTTAGATCCAGATAAAACATTAAAAATTGGAGATGAACGAGCTATCGCGAGAAGAATTTTAGTTGAGTCTACTATTCCTCTTATGCAGAGTTACAGTGAGAAGAGATCTCATAAGATATTTTTGGAAAGCCTTCTCGTGTGTGGAATTTGTCTAAGTGAGGATGTTGGTAATTCTCTTGAACTATTAACCTAGTTGCTTTGTCATTTGTTACTTCtgctacatttttttaaaagtttctatTATTGCACTTTACAAGGCAGAAATTTCATCAAGCTCCCATGCCATCATTCCTTTTGTTTGAAGTGTATGGAGTTTCACTGCAAAATCCATGTGAAAGAAGGGAATTTAACGCAGCTGGCATGTCCTGATACAAATTGCCGCAATCCACTTCCGCCATCCGTATTGAAAAGCCTTCTACGAGATGATGGATATGCACAATGGGAATCATTTGCTCTACAGAAACTGTTAGATGCAATGCCTGATCTAGTTTACTGCCCCAGGTGTTCTGCTGCTTGCTTGGAAGTTGACAATGATGCTCAATGCCCGGGTTGTTTTTTTACCTTCTGCACTTTGTGcaaacgccgccgccatgtgGGGGATACATGTATTACTCCTGAAGAAAAAATACGCATTTTGAAGGTAACAATAGCATAATCTGTTAAGAATTTATCATTGTTGTGAAATCCAGTAATACTGTATGCATTGAGtatctatagattttttttatggttgttAATTATCATATGGAGCTCACTTTATATGGTCATATGGTTGCAGTGCTTATCTACAGTAGTTCAAAGTATTGTAAAGGTTCCCATGTAATAATTCTGTTTGAATTGATTTCATGTATGCTGCTTTCCTTTCACAAGATGTTCACATGAACTTTTGTGGGTGCATGAGTTTATTATTGTACTAGGGCAGATCTTTCTCAGTGACAACATGCTTATGTATCTGATTTAATAATGAAAGGGCCTGACAAGGATGTCATATATGCGAGTAGGCCCCAGACCCCAAGTTGTTTCCCCGGTAATTAGCTAGTGTTAGTGAGCTAACCAGGGTACACAAGGCATTCCATTCTGCCCACtgcctcttctttcttttgtttcctttttctttccctaCAGGATTGCTTTAAGCTCATTGTAATGTTTTTTCCCTTCTGCTATAACATACACACAGCTATGCTGTTTTTttcataaaggaaaaaaatgaagaatGAAAATGCCATGGTCTATTTGATGGTGTGAATCAAATTTCCTACATCCTTTTTTTAAATCTATTTAATGTTGTTCACTGGAGTACTTTATAACAGGAACGACAGAAATTGTATTCCATACCAGAGGAACAATTGTTGAAAGAACAGAGGGAAATAGACGAGTTGATAAATATCCAGGAAGCACTTCGTGATTCTAAGCAATGCCCTCGTTGTAAGATGGCTATCTCAAAAATTGAAGGTTGCAACAAGATGACATGTGGGAACTGTGGGAGATTCTTCTGCTATCGTTGTAACAAAGCAATTGGAGGATATGATCATTTCTGGTATGCTGTTGATTAATGTGCAAATATTTCATATTCGATTTTCTGCATATTGAGCTAGCAACTGAAGTTATTCCTACCGAAGGAATGGAAACTGTGATATGTTTGAGAGGGAACAAGATGAAAACCCACAGCAGCAGgatgatgaaaattttgatggCGACCCTGACGAAGATGCTGAACTCTTAGAACCTGAATGGGTGCTGTTAACTTATCCCTGTCCAAACTGTGGCCGTCGGAATGAAAAGGTTAGCAGCAGTGAACTTATTTCACCGGATTAATTtggcgtgttttttttttcttttccacctAGAGCATGGCAGTTTTCAGTAAATTTCTGCTTAGCTTTTGGCTTGTACTAGTAAATTTCTACAGGACACTGCTTATGTGTGGTTTTAAGCTTTTAGCCCTAGGACAAAATTTGCCTAATAAGTAGTATATGTTCTGAAATGTCCCGATGTAATATTTCTGCTGTTCCTTACATGTGCACATGGATTTCAATTCATGCTTAATATCATCTGTCATGTGACAGTCATACATGTACAGACTGTTGCTGTAGTTAACGCTTCCCTTAAGTTGTAAAAAGCCAAATGAAATCTACCACACAAATGCAGTTTACTAACATCTCATGTTGGCTCTTACTAACAGCTCGGTACCAACAATCATATACTTTGCATCGGATGCCGAGGCCATTATTGTGCGTTGTGTCGGAAAAGAGTTTTGAGGGGCGAGCAACACTTTGGACCTAGAGGCTGCCAGCAACACACTGAAGATTGATAGAGATCTCGTATGCTGATCGCTATGCAGAATGTTGTTTTGCCTATTCCAATGGCATACTCGTACCTCTGTTTCTGACACCCGCTTTGTACCCAAAATTAGAGTTTTCCTGTAGCTGTATCATTTAATTTGCATCAGGAATTTCATAACACTTACCAGTTATAGGCAGTTACACTGTTTATATTTGTGGAAAAACAGATACCATGCACCTGATTTGAACAAAACAGGTTTTGGCTTGTAATTAGTGAACAGTTCAGGTGTGTGGAGAATGAAAATTCAATTATCCATTTTAAGCATGTACCGGCCAGTTGATTTATTTCACAACTCTCAAAACTGCGTCAGTTCATTCACGATTAACTCTACAATGCGTATCTTGTTGGTAACCTGAAATAGTTTCTACTGCACACTACTGTTCAGGAAGCATTTTACCGTAGAAACCTGAAACCCTGTACTAGTGTACTGGAAGTAATTTGGAAGGAATCAAGGACGTTCTACTATGTAGTATGTACTCCATTAGAGAGGGCATTCATGGTCTGAATCGATAATCACCATGGTCCTCAATGAGAGCAAAACCACGCACCACAGAGCGAGCCCGAAAAGGAAGACGACAACGTCGTCGCCGGTTCGACGCGGACGCCACCGGCGATGGAGCCCGCGGAGCGGTGGCGCCATCCTCGAGgttccttcgccgccgtcgccactgcgGCGGTTTCAAATGATATTACTAGTCCTAAAATATGAGctttttcaaatgattttggttaaatgatatgcatatattatgaatctggataaatagttgcgtaaaaaaaaactggataaATGGCTTGTTCAAATTAATATCCGTCTAAATTCATATCACTAGAGTTTATCTCATCCAACAAAAATTcctgatattttagaacgggACTAATCTTCGATCTCAGCCACCCATACTAAATTGGATGGAGGGCTGAGGGTGACTTTGGAGTATAAACGgtaatataaaataattgaaAGGTCTAATATGCAGACTACTAAATGATTACCATATCTTGATATGCGCCGCCGACCTTCAATCGGGTGGCAACCTAAATACCCGGTTTTATAGTTTGGGATACTAGATGGACTCTTgggtaggggtgggcattcggtctgaccgaaaaTTTCAGTTTTTGTCTTTGgtctttcggtcatttcggtctttgaaaagtgaataccgaatttcaacacaaaaatgtcaggaccgaaaaattcggtctcagtctcggtcctgaccgaaattcaGCAACATTTT
This region includes:
- the LOC127764460 gene encoding uncharacterized protein LOC127764460 isoform X3, with the protein product MMAAGGSSSNPMSSEASSSAVAAAAGVAVRDVGDDKPLPSAEVDITYWAAQEEAAALLESMAARARGEDDLPEEQLQANNQLQEDESYSEKRSHKIFLESLLVCGICLSEDVGRNFIKLPCHHSFCLKCMEFHCKIHVKEGNLTQLACPDTNCRNPLPPSVLKSLLRDDGYAQWESFALQKLLDAMPDLVYCPRCSAACLEVDNDAQCPGCFFTFCTLCKRRRHVGDTCITPEEKIRILKERQKLYSIPEEQLLKEQREIDELINIQEALRDSKQCPRCKMAISKIEGCNKMTCGNCGRFFCYRCNKAIGGYDHFWNGNCDMFEREQDENPQQQDDENFDGDPDEDAELLEPEWVLLTYPCPNCGRRNEKLGTNNHILCIGCRGHYCALCRKRVLRGEQHFGPRGCQQHTED
- the LOC127764460 gene encoding uncharacterized protein LOC127764460 isoform X1, which produces MVGTDDSENHNGGELYHACRLQHLPPVVLTCLLPRSYPSICAPYFTISAKWLDEPKVSYLCAALDEVWTELPGQEVIYRWVDWLNSSSWSSIALNDEIVLDPDKTLKIGDERAIARRILVESTIPLMQSYSEKRSHKIFLESLLVCGICLSEDVGRNFIKLPCHHSFCLKCMEFHCKIHVKEGNLTQLACPDTNCRNPLPPSVLKSLLRDDGYAQWESFALQKLLDAMPDLVYCPRCSAACLEVDNDAQCPGCFFTFCTLCKRRRHVGDTCITPEEKIRILKERQKLYSIPEEQLLKEQREIDELINIQEALRDSKQCPRCKMAISKIEGCNKMTCGNCGRFFCYRCNKAIGGYDHFWNGNCDMFEREQDENPQQQDDENFDGDPDEDAELLEPEWVLLTYPCPNCGRRNEKLGTNNHILCIGCRGHYCALCRKRVLRGEQHFGPRGCQQHTED
- the LOC127764460 gene encoding uncharacterized protein LOC127764460 isoform X2, producing the protein MMAAGGSSSNPMSSEASSSAVAAAAGVAVRDVGDDKPLPSAEVDITYWAAQEEAAALLESMAARARGEDDLPEEQLQANNQLQEDEVIALQAIFGDDMVILENKDNLRFIQSYSEKRSHKIFLESLLVCGICLSEDVGRNFIKLPCHHSFCLKCMEFHCKIHVKEGNLTQLACPDTNCRNPLPPSVLKSLLRDDGYAQWESFALQKLLDAMPDLVYCPRCSAACLEVDNDAQCPGCFFTFCTLCKRRRHVGDTCITPEEKIRILKERQKLYSIPEEQLLKEQREIDELINIQEALRDSKQCPRCKMAISKIEGCNKMTCGNCGRFFCYRCNKAIGGYDHFWNGNCDMFEREQDENPQQQDDENFDGDPDEDAELLEPEWVLLTYPCPNCGRRNEKLGTNNHILCIGCRGHYCALCRKRVLRGEQHFGPRGCQQHTED